TGAGGAGCATCAACGTGCGGTGCGCCTTGCGGATCTTGTCACGGCTGACACCGCTCTCTCTGTGGGACCCTGATGTCAGCTACTACTGTCCCAACTACTGTCCTCCAATTGTCCAGCGAGACCGCGGGATTCGAAGGGGGAGGTAGGCTTCGCTGCTTactggagagagaggatgagGCAGGCCTCGCGCTTGTTCATCTTGGGCTCGAAGCCGCCCTTGTAAAAAGCCTTGCCCATcgcgcccacgccgccgcgagaTCGGCGCCATGCGACGAGACCGGCCCGGCCCTGGAGGAAATCCATAC
The genomic region above belongs to Colletotrichum higginsianum IMI 349063 chromosome 2, whole genome shotgun sequence and contains:
- a CDS encoding Mitochondrial chaperone, with product MASVLAVGAGAAVAAFLRAKPLTGMDFLQGRAGLVAWRRSRGGVGAMGKAFYKGGFEPKMNKREACLILSLQESGVSRDKIRKAHRTLMLLNHPDRGGSPYLATKVNEAKELLEKMTS